The window TAATCTAGAAGATATTGCTGCACCGCATTGTTTTAGAATTGAAAATGAATTGCGTGCACGTTTAGATATTCCAGTTTTTCATGATGACCAACATGGTACAGCGGTGATTGTAGCCGCCGCCTTATCGAATGCATTGGAGCTACAAGGTAAAACATTAGCAACTGCAAAAATCGTATTTTTAGGTGCGGGTGCGGCAGGCTGCTCTTGTGCACGCCTACTAAAATTAATGGGCGCAACCAATATTACGATGGTGGATAAATCGGGTGTTTTGGATACTTCACGAGTAGATTTACATGACAATAATCGCCATTTAGCAGTCGCACCTAGTGCAGCAAAAACGTTAGCAGATGTCATGCCAAATGCAGATGTATTCATCGGTGTTTCAGCGGCCAATGCTTTATCACCAGAATTGCTTAAATTAATGGCGCCGAAACCAGTGGTATTTGCATTGGCAAATCCAGACCCTGAGATTTTGCCTAGTTTAGCGCATGCGGTTCGCGATGATATTTTGATGGCAACTGGTCGTTCAGACTTCCCAAACCAAGTGAATAATGCGTTGTGCTTCCCTTATTTGTTCCGTGGCGCTTTGGATGCTAAAGCTAAACAAATTACCGATGAAATGCAAATCGCCGCCGCACGTGCTTTGGCAGCGTTGGCGAGAGAGCCGGTGCCAGAAGATGTATTGGCGGCCTACAACTTAACAAGCTTAAGTTTCGGCAAAGATTACATTATTCCAAAACCGTTCGATAAGCGCTTGTTATCAAGAGTGTCTGGTGCCGTTGCAGATGCTGCGCGGCTACAACAATCTAAATAAGCACAACAAGCTCAATAAGAATCTTGAATATGCAAAATAATCAACAAAAAAATAGTCAAAAAACAAAGCTAAGACCCGGTCAAATGAGCCGGCCTAAAAACTTGAACCTATTTACCATTCGCTTGCCCATTAATGCTTTGGTCTCGATTTTACATAGAGCCACAGGTTGTGTTTTATTTTTAATCTTGCCAGTCATTTTGCTGTTATTACAGTTCTCACTTAATTCGGCAGAGCACTATGAAGCAGTGATTGCGATTTTGCACTCGCCTTTAATAAAGATCATGCTTCTTGGCTTAGCGTGGGCTTTTTTTCATCACTTTTTTGCGGGTATTCGTCACCTTGCAATGGACGTGCATTGGATGACCACGTTGATGAAGGCTCGTTATACCAGCAAGGTTGTGCTCGTGCTAGGTGCGCTAGCTACCCTTGTATTAGCCGTGAAAATATGGATTTAAAACCTTATGCTAATTGAACTTTTAACTAAACGATATCCAGGCATG is drawn from Methylotenera versatilis 301 and contains these coding sequences:
- the sdhC gene encoding succinate dehydrogenase, cytochrome b556 subunit; this encodes MQNNQQKNSQKTKLRPGQMSRPKNLNLFTIRLPINALVSILHRATGCVLFLILPVILLLLQFSLNSAEHYEAVIAILHSPLIKIMLLGLAWAFFHHFFAGIRHLAMDVHWMTTLMKARYTSKVVLVLGALATLVLAVKIWI
- a CDS encoding malic enzyme-like NAD(P)-binding protein, which translates into the protein MDDLKKRALDYHEFPKPGKLSVESSKPCATQDDLSLAYTPGVAVPVREINRDPSLAYKYTNKGNLVAVITDGTAVLGLGNMGPLASKPVMEGKAVLFKHFAGIDVFDIEVNAPTIEAFIETVVNIAPTFGGINLEDIAAPHCFRIENELRARLDIPVFHDDQHGTAVIVAAALSNALELQGKTLATAKIVFLGAGAAGCSCARLLKLMGATNITMVDKSGVLDTSRVDLHDNNRHLAVAPSAAKTLADVMPNADVFIGVSAANALSPELLKLMAPKPVVFALANPDPEILPSLAHAVRDDILMATGRSDFPNQVNNALCFPYLFRGALDAKAKQITDEMQIAAARALAALAREPVPEDVLAAYNLTSLSFGKDYIIPKPFDKRLLSRVSGAVADAARLQQSK